A window from Centropristis striata isolate RG_2023a ecotype Rhode Island chromosome 2, C.striata_1.0, whole genome shotgun sequence encodes these proteins:
- the mrpl16 gene encoding 39S ribosomal protein L16, mitochondrial, which yields MFSLIRAAVGGLTGVCRAHGHQQGLLHSHLKVLAAGLKTQDIPPDYSNVVLPEKTKLKFLNKVPNLKKAKKEMKKLRDIQGPAKAANAFTTGQYAIVAMGGGYIHWGHIEMMRLTINRKMDVNTTFARWRFNAPYKPITRKGLGQRMGGGKGAIDHYVTPIRCGRFIVEVGGKVELGEVETILTEVAKKLPFPAKVVSRESLAAMQKKQADMVENNQNPWTFKEIVHGNMLGVRKVLSPFDLHNHGRFTGKFHFPGRV from the exons ATGTTTTCCTTAATAAGGGCTGCAGTCGGCGGACTGACCGGTGTCTGTAGAGCTCACGGTCACCAACAAG GTCTTTTACACAGCCACTTGAAAGTCCTAGCTGCCGGCCTGAAGACCCAAGACATCCCTCCAGACTATAGCA ATGTGGTGCTGCCGGAAAAAACCAAACTGAAGTTTTTGAACAAGGTGCCAAACCTTAAAAAGGCCAAGAAAGAGATGAAGAAGTTGCGGGATATCCAAGGCCCAGCAAAGGCAGCAAATGCCTTCACTACAGGACAGTATGCTATTGTG GCCATGGGAGGGGGCTACATTCATTGGGGTCACATTGAGATGATGCGTCTAACCATCAACCGAAAGATGGATGTCAATACTACATTTGCCCGCTGGCGTTTCAATGCCCCATATAAGCCCATCACACGGAAAGGTCTGGGTCAGCGCATGGGTGGGGGTAAGGGAGCCATCGACCACTACGTGACACCTATCCGCTGCGGCCGTTTCATTGTGGAAGTGGGAGGAAAGGTGGAGCTGGGAGAAGTTGAAACTATCTTGACTGAAGTGGCAAAGAAGCTACCCTTCCCTGCCAAG GTGGTGAGCAGAGAGAGCCTAGCAGCAATGCAAAAGAAGCAGGCTGATATGGTGGAGAACAACCAGAATCCCTGGACCTTCAAGGAGATCGTACATGGCAACATGTTGGGAGTCAGGAAGGTGCTCAGCCCCTTCGACCTGCACAATCATGGACGCTTCACAGGCAAATTTCACTTCCCGGGGAGGGTGTGA